A stretch of the Salarias fasciatus chromosome 3, fSalaFa1.1, whole genome shotgun sequence genome encodes the following:
- the LOC115381643 gene encoding tripartite motif-containing protein 16-like — protein sequence MMDQSRGRETVPAAAERSQKQKKLKANRLNIQQSIQQRENDVKLLQQQMQKLQLEITELKRKDVQLEQLEDKKDHNRFPPRGTGEKPSEPQTRAEFLKYSQQITLDPNSAHRRLLLSKENRKVAIKRQDDAFVPHPDRFTYWYQVLGRQSLTGRSYWEVERRGGGVFIAVTYKNISRAGSENECILGFNDKSWALKCDNNSYMFWYNKQCRPVSGPQSSRVGVYLDHKAGILSFYSVSETMTLLHRVQTTFTQPLHAGLWLLGSSGVSAEFNEPSSENF from the coding sequence ATGATGGACCAAAGCCGAGGCCgtgaaacagtcccagctgcagcgGAAAGGAgccagaagcagaagaagctgaaggcGAATCGactaaacatccagcagagTATCCAGCAGCGGGAGAACgatgtgaagctgcttcagcagcagatgcagaaactgcagctggagatcaccgagctgaagaggaaagacgtccagctggagcagctggaagacAAGAAGGACCACAACCGGTTTCCACCAAGAGGCACCGGAGAGAAGCCTTCAGAGCCACAGACCAGAGCAGAAttcttaaaatattcacagcagATCACTCTGGATCCAAACTCGGCACACAGACGTCTGTTACTCTCCAAGGAGAACAGGAAGGTGGCCATCAAGCGTCAGGACGACGCTTTCGTTCCTCATCCCGACAGGTTCACCTACTGGTACCAGGTCCTGGGCAGacagagtctgactggacgcagttactgggaggtggagcggagagggggaggagttttcattgcagtcacatacaagaacatcagcagagcagggagtGAAAACGAATGCATTTTGGGGTTTAATGACAAATCCTGGGCTCTGAAATGTGACAACAACTCTTACATGTTTTGGTACAACAAGCAGTGcagacccgtctcaggtcctcagtcctccagagtgggagtgtacctggatcacaAGGCAGGTATTCTGTCCTTCTACAGCGTGTCTgaaaccatgactctcctccacagagtccagaccaccttCACCCAGCCGCTACACGCTGGACTGTGGCTCCTCGGCTCTTCTGGAGTCTCTGCTGAGTTTAATGAACCCAGTTCAGAGAACTTCTAA